From a region of the Tamandua tetradactyla isolate mTamTet1 chromosome 10, mTamTet1.pri, whole genome shotgun sequence genome:
- the LOC143647780 gene encoding LOW QUALITY PROTEIN: 5-hydroxytryptamine receptor 3E-like (The sequence of the model RefSeq protein was modified relative to this genomic sequence to represent the inferred CDS: inserted 3 bases in 3 codons) — MSAILDVDEQVQLLSSFLWLEMVWHNLFISWNPEECEGITKISVENMNLWXPDIFIAEFMDMDKTPKGLKAYVSNEGCITHKKLMKVXSICNLDVFYFPFDQQNYTLTFXSFLYTVDNMLLGMEKEVWEIAGTSWDVILTHGDRELLSINKATPKMSLVAIRRRPSLYTINLLVPRGFLVATDAFSFYLAAESGNRAPFKITLLLGYNIFLLMMNDLLPTSGTPLIGVYFTLCLSLRVVSLLGVFITYLLHLATTQPPPMPQWLHSLLRHCTHPRKCCPTAPEKGNKDLGLAPSHLPGLKKPVELVGKVPGTGEAEINGHPGTTWVQQENDAQKQHLVGLWVRFSRIMDALLFYLYLFFLGSSIVLVIVHWNT; from the exons GTCTGGCATAACCTATTTATaagctggaacccagaggagTGTGAAGGCATCACAAAGATCAGTGTGGAAAACATGAATCTGT CTCCCGATATTTTCATTGCTGAATT CATGGATATGGATAAGACCCCAAAAGGCCTCAAAGCATATGTAAGTAATGAAGGTTGCATCACGCATAAGAAACTAATGAAGG GCAGCATCTGTAACCTGGACGTCTTCTACTTCCCCTTTGACCAGCAGAACTATACACTCACCT AGTCATTCCTCTACACAG TGGATAACATGTTGCTGGGGATGGAGAAAGAAGTGTGGGAAATAGCAGGCACATCCTGGGATGTCATTCTTACCCATGGAGATCGGGAGCTCCTGAGCATCAACAAGGCCACCCCAAAGATGTCCCTG GTGGCCATCAGGCGCAGGCCCAGCCTCTACACAATAAACCTCCTGGTGCCCAGGGGCTTTCTGGTTGCCACCGATGCCTTCAGCTTCTACCTGGCAGCAGAAAGTGGGAATCGTGCCCCATTCAAGATAACGCTTCTGCTGGGCTACAACATCTTCCTGCTCATGATGAATGACTTACTACCCACCAGTGGCACCCCCCTCATTG GTGTCTACTTCACCCTGTGCCTGTCCCTGAGGGTGGTCAGCCTGCTGGGCGTCTTCATCACCTACCTGCTGCACCTGGCCACCACCCAGCCCCCACCTATGCCTCAGTGGCTCCACTCCCTCCTGCGGCACTGCACCCACCCAAGGAAATGCTGCCCTACTGCACCTGAGAAGGGAAACAAAGACCTGGGTCTCGCCCCTTCCCACCTGCCTG GCCTGAAGAAGCCGGTGGAGTTGGTGGGGAAGGTGCCAGGTACCGGAGAGGCCGAGATAAATGGACACCCTGGAACAACATGGGTCCAGCAGGAGAACGATGCCCAGAAGCAGCACTTGGTTGGCCTGTGGGTGCGGTTCAGCCGCATCATGGACGCACTGCTCTTCTACCTCTACCTGTTCTTCCTGGGGTCCTCCATCGTGCTGGTCATTGTCCACTGGAACACCTAG